One region of Duncaniella freteri genomic DNA includes:
- a CDS encoding DUF3078 domain-containing protein, whose translation MNNLSSFLTVAALIAGSSSVSAQVTRLLPEVTRSVIYNYTPVDSTLADSIPSLDTLEFEAPEMNEMFFDGVEMVQQPDSIHFPGPEDIEYVDFNPYPLPTVYLRPTVFDRLHILPPYEIDPHIQLVPGVDHYATEWASRSIAQTQLMERTRQRYIVNYPHLIQYDEAHLPEPPKKFTATVDPATARILITEVIAKEMPVANLEAKFEKKHWLKTFNANLQFSQAYVSPNWYQGGNNNLNALMNAYYNVKLNPAFHPNLLFENTLQYKLGMNNAPDDEMHDYNISEDLFQWNMTAGYKANKRWYYSMNTQFKTQILNNYKPNSNTLKAAFMSPGELNIGLGMTYNYANKNKTFTFDASISPLSYNLKTCTRGRMKETSFGIEEGRKTVSEYGSNAEGKLTWQILENISLRSRLFVFSDYDYIQSDWENTIQFTVNRFLSTQIYVHMRYDSTSPVIEDTDWHKFQLKEILSFGFTYKFGN comes from the coding sequence ATGAATAATCTGTCATCTTTCCTGACCGTAGCAGCATTGATAGCAGGCTCGTCATCGGTATCAGCCCAAGTCACAAGACTCCTTCCGGAAGTGACACGATCGGTAATATACAACTATACGCCGGTTGACTCCACACTCGCCGACTCCATCCCATCCCTCGACACCCTGGAGTTTGAAGCTCCGGAAATGAACGAAATGTTCTTTGACGGAGTGGAGATGGTGCAGCAGCCCGACAGCATTCACTTCCCGGGTCCGGAAGATATCGAATATGTTGACTTCAACCCCTACCCTCTCCCTACCGTATATCTGCGGCCGACAGTATTCGACCGACTGCACATACTCCCACCCTACGAGATTGATCCACATATCCAGCTCGTACCGGGAGTGGACCATTACGCTACCGAATGGGCGTCACGCTCCATAGCACAGACACAGCTCATGGAACGCACACGCCAGCGTTACATAGTGAATTACCCCCATCTCATCCAATACGACGAAGCACATCTCCCTGAGCCGCCGAAAAAGTTCACTGCCACTGTGGACCCCGCAACGGCGCGTATCCTCATCACTGAAGTTATAGCCAAGGAGATGCCGGTGGCTAATCTTGAGGCTAAGTTCGAGAAAAAACACTGGCTGAAAACATTCAATGCCAATCTGCAATTCTCGCAGGCATACGTGTCGCCCAACTGGTATCAAGGCGGCAACAACAACCTGAACGCCCTGATGAATGCTTACTATAATGTAAAACTCAATCCGGCATTCCATCCCAATCTGCTGTTCGAAAACACCCTTCAGTACAAGCTCGGCATGAACAATGCTCCGGACGACGAGATGCATGACTACAATATATCGGAGGATTTATTCCAATGGAACATGACAGCCGGCTATAAGGCAAACAAACGTTGGTACTACTCAATGAACACTCAGTTCAAGACGCAGATCCTTAACAACTACAAACCCAATTCAAACACTCTGAAAGCCGCCTTCATGTCGCCGGGCGAACTGAATATAGGTCTCGGTATGACTTACAACTATGCCAACAAGAACAAGACATTCACATTCGATGCGTCGATATCTCCGTTGTCATATAATCTCAAGACATGCACCCGCGGAAGAATGAAAGAAACATCATTCGGCATAGAGGAAGGTCGAAAGACTGTGAGCGAATACGGTTCGAATGCCGAAGGTAAACTCACATGGCAGATTCTTGAGAACATCTCTCTGCGCTCACGACTGTTCGTATTCTCGGACTATGACTACATACAGAGCGACTGGGAAAACACCATACAATTCACAGTCAACAGGTTCCTGAGCACTCAGATATACGTGCACATGCGCTACGACTCCACTTCACCCGTGATCGAGGATACCGACTGGCACAAATTCCAGCTCAAAGAGATTCTTTCGTTCGGATTCACCTACAAATTCGGAAACTGA
- a CDS encoding GntR family transcriptional regulator translates to MVFKENNKAIYLQIADRICDDVMTGTIEEGARILSVREYAASLQVNANTVMRSYDHLTQEGVLFNKRGIGFFIAENARAIITGMRHESFFNGEIQEFFRHLSLLGVTPDELRERYEKYLEEEDRR, encoded by the coding sequence ATGGTGTTCAAAGAAAACAATAAGGCTATTTATCTCCAGATAGCCGACCGCATATGCGATGATGTGATGACCGGCACCATTGAAGAGGGAGCGAGGATACTATCGGTGCGAGAATATGCCGCCTCGCTACAGGTAAACGCCAATACCGTGATGCGAAGCTATGACCATCTCACTCAGGAGGGGGTTCTGTTCAATAAGCGTGGAATAGGGTTCTTTATAGCCGAGAATGCAAGAGCGATAATTACCGGTATGAGACACGAATCATTCTTCAATGGTGAGATTCAGGAGTTCTTCCGCCATTTGAGTCTGCTTGGTGTCACACCGGATGAATTGAGAGAAAGATATGAAAAATATTTAGAGGAGGAAGATAGACGATGA
- a CDS encoding IS4 family transposase yields the protein MNQGKFVFSQVIEFIPRYWFDKLVKQYKGDWHVKNLTSYNHLLHLLFGQLTGCDSLRDICLCLEAHSKILYHLGFRNTVNHTSLSRANESRDYRIFEGLGFYLIGLVRPMYSKVQLSEITIDNVIYALDSTTISTSIKLAAWALGKYSKGAVKMHTLLDLRGSIPTNIHITDGKWHDSNELDMLTPEPFAFYVMDKAYVDFKALFRFHQSQAFWVSRPKENMKFTTIEQLAIPDTTPSIIEDSRIRVTGYKSCKLYPEDMRFVRVYDMDNDAIVDFISNNFEVSALEITNLYRHRWDIEVFFKWIKQNIVVKNLWGFSENAVKVHIWTAIIAYLTVARIKANYNSCYSITEVATLIRISALERVDLRWLMTKQDPSTNSDQNVKELSLFDDF from the coding sequence ATGAATCAAGGAAAGTTCGTGTTCTCCCAAGTCATCGAGTTTATACCGCGCTACTGGTTCGATAAGCTGGTAAAGCAATATAAAGGCGATTGGCATGTAAAGAATCTCACCAGTTACAACCACCTCCTTCATCTGCTCTTTGGTCAATTGACAGGGTGTGATTCACTTAGAGACATTTGTCTATGTTTGGAAGCCCACTCGAAAATCCTATATCACCTCGGTTTTCGCAACACAGTGAACCATACATCATTGTCTCGCGCAAACGAAAGCAGGGATTATCGTATTTTTGAGGGACTTGGGTTTTATCTTATCGGATTGGTTAGACCAATGTATTCAAAGGTTCAACTCTCAGAGATAACCATAGACAACGTAATTTATGCGTTGGACTCCACGACCATATCCACAAGCATAAAACTCGCAGCGTGGGCGTTGGGCAAATACAGCAAGGGGGCAGTTAAAATGCATACTTTGCTTGATTTACGAGGAAGTATACCCACCAACATCCATATCACTGATGGTAAATGGCATGACAGTAACGAACTCGACATGCTCACACCGGAACCATTCGCTTTTTATGTAATGGACAAGGCGTATGTTGACTTCAAGGCACTGTTCAGATTCCATCAGTCGCAGGCATTCTGGGTGTCACGCCCAAAAGAGAACATGAAGTTCACAACCATAGAGCAGTTGGCTATCCCCGATACGACCCCAAGTATCATAGAAGACTCTCGGATTCGTGTCACCGGATACAAGTCCTGCAAGCTCTATCCTGAGGATATGAGATTCGTAAGAGTATATGACATGGACAATGATGCCATTGTTGATTTCATATCCAATAACTTTGAAGTCAGCGCATTGGAAATCACCAATCTTTATCGTCACCGTTGGGATATAGAGGTTTTCTTCAAGTGGATTAAGCAGAACATCGTCGTCAAGAATCTTTGGGGATTCTCCGAAAATGCCGTTAAAGTCCACATTTGGACTGCCATCATAGCCTATCTGACGGTAGCAAGAATAAAAGCCAATTATAACAGCTGCTATTCTATTACCGAGGTGGCGACCTTGATCAGAATCTCTGCCTTGGAGCGTGTCGACCTGCGATGGCTTATGACCAAACAAGACCCATCAACCAATTCAGACCAAAATGTCAAAGAACTCTCTTTATTTGATGATTTTTAA
- a CDS encoding DUF4491 family protein, protein MTDFLSEYHILGLVIGLCTFLIIGIFHPITIKCEYYFGAGCRWWFLVLGIIAVAGSIWVRDAFWSSLLGVFAFSSFWTIGEIKEQQRRVEKGWFPHNPKRKTK, encoded by the coding sequence ATGACTGATTTTCTTTCGGAATATCATATCCTCGGACTCGTCATAGGATTATGCACATTCCTTATAATAGGAATATTCCATCCCATCACCATAAAGTGTGAATACTATTTCGGTGCAGGCTGCCGATGGTGGTTCCTTGTGCTCGGAATCATAGCTGTAGCTGGCTCCATATGGGTCAGAGACGCATTCTGGTCATCCCTGCTCGGAGTATTCGCATTCAGCTCCTTCTGGACCATCGGAGAAATCAAGGAACAGCAACGCCGTGTAGAAAAAGGCTGGTTCCCCCACAACCCCAAACGGAAAACAAAATAA
- the leuS gene encoding leucine--tRNA ligase — translation MEYNHKEIEARWQQYWRDNKIYKAEIDSARPKFYVLDMFPYPSGAGLHVGHPLGYIASDIFSRYKRLCGFNVLHPMGYDAYGLPAEQYAIQTGQHPEKTTMQNIARYREQLDKIGFCYDWDREVKTCDPKFYKWTQWAFMKMVESYYDTSLEKAMPIAELVKHFESCGSEGISAACSEELSFSADEWMAMSAKQKSDTLMNYRIAYLGNTMVNWCPELGTVLANDEVSEGLSVRGGYPVEQKLMYQWCLRVSAYAKRLLDGLDTIDWTDSLKETQRNWIGRSEGAEMHFPISGSDVVLDIFTTRADTVFGVTFMVLAPESEYVAQVTTPDQAEAVKAYLDSIKHKTERERMIDKKVSGVFTGSYAVNPLTGKNIPVYVSDYVLAGYGTGAIMAVPAHDSRDYAFARHFDLPIIPLIEGCDVSEQSFDAKSGRMINSASDELNLNGMEVKDAIAATKKFIEGKGIGRVKVNYRLRDAIFSRQRYWGEPFPVYYKDGIPTLMDESKLPLLLPEVDKYLPTETGEPPLGRAKNWVTEDGHPIELNTMPGFAGSSAYYLRYMDPHNDEALVSKEADEYWRNVDLYIGGTEHATGHLIYSRFWNKFLYDLGYVCESEPFRKLINQGMIQGRSNFVYRIQGTNTFVSHGLKGQYDVTPIHVDVNIVSNDILDIDAFRAWRPEYSDAEFVLEDGKYVCGWAVEKMSKSMFNVVNPDDIVARYGADTLRLYEMFLGPLEQSKPWDTNGIDGVNRFLKKLWGLFYKGGSLLVDDSQPSAEALKSLHKLIKKVTGDIETFSYNTSIAAFMICVNELTSLKCHSRAVLSDLLVILAPFAPHITEELWHSALGNDTTICDAKWPEWDEKHLVESTVNYAVSFNGKARFNIQVAADTPKDEVERLALSNEGAAKWIDGKTIRKVIVVPNKIVNIVVS, via the coding sequence ATGGAATACAATCATAAAGAAATAGAGGCGCGCTGGCAACAGTATTGGCGCGACAACAAGATCTACAAAGCCGAGATAGATTCGGCTCGCCCAAAGTTCTATGTATTGGATATGTTCCCTTATCCTTCGGGTGCGGGATTGCACGTAGGACATCCTCTGGGTTACATAGCTTCCGATATATTCTCGCGTTACAAGCGTCTTTGCGGATTCAACGTGCTACATCCCATGGGCTATGACGCTTATGGGCTACCTGCCGAGCAGTATGCTATACAGACGGGGCAGCACCCTGAGAAAACCACTATGCAGAATATCGCTCGCTACCGTGAGCAGCTCGACAAGATAGGGTTCTGCTACGATTGGGACCGTGAGGTGAAGACCTGCGATCCTAAGTTCTACAAGTGGACTCAGTGGGCATTCATGAAGATGGTGGAGAGTTATTACGACACCAGCCTTGAAAAGGCAATGCCTATAGCTGAGCTTGTGAAGCATTTCGAGAGCTGTGGCTCCGAAGGCATAAGCGCAGCATGCTCCGAGGAGCTCTCTTTCTCAGCTGACGAATGGATGGCGATGTCGGCAAAGCAGAAGAGCGACACTCTCATGAATTACCGCATAGCTTATCTCGGCAATACTATGGTGAACTGGTGTCCGGAGTTGGGCACAGTGCTCGCCAACGATGAGGTGAGCGAGGGGCTGTCGGTGCGTGGCGGTTATCCTGTGGAGCAGAAACTGATGTACCAGTGGTGCCTGCGAGTGTCGGCATATGCCAAGCGGCTTCTTGACGGACTTGACACTATCGACTGGACCGACTCACTGAAGGAGACCCAGCGCAACTGGATAGGCCGCTCTGAAGGTGCCGAGATGCATTTTCCGATATCAGGCAGCGATGTGGTGCTTGATATCTTCACCACGCGCGCCGACACTGTGTTCGGTGTGACATTCATGGTGCTTGCGCCGGAGAGCGAGTATGTGGCTCAGGTCACCACTCCTGATCAGGCTGAGGCTGTAAAGGCTTATCTTGATTCTATAAAGCATAAGACCGAACGCGAGCGTATGATCGACAAGAAGGTGTCGGGTGTATTCACCGGCAGCTACGCGGTCAATCCTCTCACCGGAAAGAATATCCCTGTATATGTGAGCGACTATGTGCTCGCAGGCTATGGTACAGGTGCAATTATGGCTGTTCCCGCCCATGACAGCCGTGACTATGCGTTCGCAAGGCATTTTGATCTTCCTATAATACCGCTTATAGAAGGGTGCGACGTGAGCGAGCAGAGCTTTGATGCCAAGAGCGGCAGAATGATCAACAGTGCTTCCGATGAGCTCAATCTCAACGGCATGGAGGTAAAGGATGCCATTGCAGCCACAAAGAAGTTTATAGAAGGGAAGGGCATAGGCCGTGTAAAGGTCAACTATCGTCTGCGCGACGCCATCTTCAGCCGTCAGCGTTACTGGGGTGAGCCGTTCCCTGTGTACTATAAGGATGGTATTCCCACTCTCATGGACGAGAGCAAGCTCCCGCTTCTGCTCCCCGAGGTTGACAAGTATCTGCCCACCGAGACCGGAGAGCCGCCTCTGGGGCGTGCTAAGAATTGGGTGACAGAGGACGGTCATCCCATAGAGCTTAACACTATGCCGGGCTTTGCCGGTTCGTCTGCCTACTATCTCCGTTATATGGACCCACATAACGATGAAGCTCTCGTAAGCAAGGAGGCTGACGAGTACTGGCGCAATGTGGACCTTTATATAGGAGGTACGGAGCATGCCACAGGTCACCTCATATATTCAAGGTTCTGGAACAAGTTCCTCTACGACCTCGGGTACGTGTGTGAGTCTGAGCCGTTCAGAAAGCTTATCAATCAGGGTATGATCCAGGGACGAAGCAACTTCGTTTATCGTATCCAGGGTACAAATACTTTTGTCTCCCACGGTCTGAAAGGACAGTATGATGTCACACCTATACATGTCGATGTCAACATCGTGAGCAATGATATTCTTGATATTGACGCTTTCCGTGCATGGCGTCCGGAATATTCCGATGCCGAGTTTGTGCTTGAGGATGGAAAGTATGTGTGCGGATGGGCTGTTGAGAAGATGTCAAAGTCGATGTTCAATGTTGTCAATCCTGATGATATTGTGGCACGTTATGGTGCGGACACTCTTAGGCTCTATGAGATGTTCCTCGGTCCGCTTGAGCAGAGCAAGCCGTGGGACACCAACGGTATAGACGGTGTGAACCGTTTCCTAAAGAAGCTTTGGGGACTCTTCTACAAGGGAGGAAGTCTGCTTGTAGATGACAGTCAGCCATCGGCTGAGGCTCTTAAGTCTCTTCACAAGCTCATCAAGAAGGTTACAGGTGATATAGAGACATTCAGCTATAACACCTCTATAGCAGCATTCATGATATGTGTAAATGAGCTTACCTCTCTTAAGTGCCATTCAAGGGCTGTGCTCAGCGATCTTCTTGTGATACTCGCACCGTTCGCTCCTCACATCACCGAGGAACTATGGCACTCGGCACTCGGCAACGATACCACCATATGCGATGCCAAGTGGCCTGAATGGGATGAGAAGCATCTTGTGGAGTCAACTGTGAACTATGCTGTGTCTTTCAATGGCAAGGCTCGTTTCAATATACAGGTGGCTGCTGACACTCCTAAGGATGAAGTGGAGCGTCTCGCCCTGTCAAACGAGGGAGCCGCAAAGTGGATCGATGGCAAGACAATACGTAAAGTAATAGTAGTCCCCAATAAGATTGTCAATATAGTAGTCTCATAG
- a CDS encoding ATP-binding cassette domain-containing protein, whose protein sequence is MLKFDNVSFSYSRRRGPVIKDFSFDIEPGGVYGLLGKNGVGKSTLLYLMAGALTPSRGEVLYLGVNTRLRLPSTLSDMFIVPEEFVLPTISIRDFVRVNSVFYPDFSSDDMRRHLDVFGMDEGVNLGELSMGQKKKALMSFALACNTPLVIMDEPTNGLDIPGKDAFRRFIAGGMRDDRTFVISTHQVRDMDQMLDHIIIMDDARILLNAGISEIGRRFKFTLTDSPAVISSALYASPSIGGTAVVLPNKDGRETEIDVEMLFNLATERPYIVQSVFSDYKTQIDNGCQ, encoded by the coding sequence ATGCTAAAGTTTGATAATGTCTCATTCTCTTACAGCCGTCGGCGCGGTCCGGTTATCAAGGATTTTTCCTTTGATATAGAACCTGGCGGCGTGTATGGTTTGCTTGGGAAAAACGGAGTGGGCAAGTCCACACTTCTATATCTTATGGCGGGAGCATTGACACCTTCCAGAGGAGAGGTGCTGTATCTCGGAGTCAACACTCGCCTGCGTCTCCCCTCCACGCTTTCGGATATGTTCATAGTGCCGGAAGAGTTTGTGCTCCCTACGATAAGTATCAGGGATTTTGTCAGAGTGAATTCTGTGTTTTATCCCGATTTTTCCAGTGATGACATGAGGCGTCACCTTGATGTTTTCGGGATGGATGAAGGTGTGAATCTCGGCGAGCTATCCATGGGACAGAAGAAGAAAGCGTTAATGAGTTTCGCTCTTGCCTGCAATACTCCCCTTGTGATAATGGACGAGCCTACCAACGGTCTTGACATTCCAGGCAAGGATGCTTTCCGTCGTTTCATTGCAGGAGGTATGAGGGATGACCGTACGTTTGTAATATCCACACATCAGGTGAGAGATATGGACCAGATGCTCGATCATATCATCATAATGGATGACGCGCGTATACTGCTTAATGCCGGGATCAGCGAGATCGGCAGGCGGTTTAAGTTCACACTGACCGATTCTCCGGCAGTTATCTCTTCGGCTCTTTATGCCTCTCCATCGATAGGGGGAACGGCTGTGGTACTTCCTAACAAGGACGGACGTGAGACAGAGATTGACGTAGAGATGCTGTTTAATCTTGCCACGGAGCGGCCGTATATTGTTCAGTCGGTTTTCTCAGATTATAAAACTCAGATAGATAATGGATGCCAATAA
- the nadA gene encoding quinolinate synthase NadA, whose amino-acid sequence MKVDNGYVQAPVPEGIDLKEEILRLKKEKNAIILAHYYTVGEIQEVADFVGDSLALARIAEGLDNDIIVMCGVHFMGETVKILCPEKKVLVPDLNAGCSLADSCPAPELEKFIKDHPGHTVISYVNTSAAVKALTDIVVTSGNAMKVVNSLPEDEKIIFGPDRNLGNYINSETGRDMVLWDGACHVHEKFSLEKILELKRQHPGAKILVHPECPAHVRIVADKVGSTAVLLDWACETDATEFIVATESGILHEMRRRCPEKTFIPAPPNDSTCACNDCSFMKLNTLRKLYLTLVHEAPEIHVDAAIIDRARRPITRMLSMS is encoded by the coding sequence ATGAAAGTCGATAACGGCTACGTCCAGGCTCCGGTGCCGGAAGGCATTGACTTGAAAGAAGAGATTCTCAGACTCAAAAAAGAGAAGAACGCTATCATCCTCGCCCATTACTACACGGTGGGTGAAATCCAGGAGGTGGCTGATTTTGTAGGCGACTCCCTCGCTCTTGCCCGGATCGCAGAAGGTCTCGACAATGACATAATCGTGATGTGCGGAGTGCATTTCATGGGCGAGACTGTCAAGATTCTTTGTCCGGAGAAGAAGGTGCTGGTGCCTGACCTCAATGCCGGATGCTCTCTTGCCGACAGTTGCCCGGCTCCCGAACTTGAAAAATTCATAAAGGATCATCCGGGTCACACTGTGATCTCTTACGTCAACACTTCGGCTGCCGTCAAGGCTCTCACCGATATTGTCGTCACTTCCGGCAATGCCATGAAGGTGGTCAATTCTCTGCCTGAGGATGAGAAAATAATTTTTGGTCCCGACCGCAATTTGGGAAATTATATCAATTCTGAGACCGGTCGTGACATGGTGCTGTGGGATGGTGCATGCCATGTGCACGAGAAGTTCTCCCTTGAAAAGATTCTTGAACTCAAGAGACAGCATCCCGGAGCCAAGATACTCGTTCATCCCGAGTGTCCGGCTCATGTGAGAATCGTCGCCGACAAGGTGGGGTCGACAGCTGTGCTTCTTGACTGGGCTTGCGAGACTGACGCCACCGAGTTCATTGTGGCTACCGAGAGCGGAATCCTTCATGAGATGCGTCGCCGTTGCCCTGAAAAGACATTTATACCGGCTCCGCCCAATGATTCCACATGTGCATGCAACGATTGCTCTTTCATGAAGCTCAACACTCTCCGTAAGCTTTATCTCACCCTTGTGCACGAGGCTCCCGAAATCCATGTGGATGCGGCAATCATTGACCGTGCTCGCCGTCCCATCACAAGGATGCTTTCTATGAGCTGA
- a CDS encoding M48 family metallopeptidase: MKKITAILAAVLIMCMAGTANAQFKVGKLVGAAAKGVKALTLTDAQMASYVKESVDWMDTHNKVSDADSPYTKRLNKLVEGINDINGIPLNFKVYEVIDVNAFACPDGSVRVFSSLMDIMDDDELMGIIGHEIGHVGKHHSKNAFKQELLTGAAKDVIASTSDVAAALTDSQLGKLGESLAGAKFSQKQEHEADDCGYEFLVSNGRNPWGMVKAFEKFLDMENKAGGSSSYIDRMFSSHPETKARIERMTKRATKDGYQRP, encoded by the coding sequence ATGAAAAAAATTACAGCAATTCTCGCTGCCGTGCTGATTATGTGTATGGCCGGCACAGCTAATGCCCAGTTCAAGGTAGGTAAACTCGTTGGAGCAGCCGCCAAGGGTGTAAAGGCTCTTACCCTGACCGATGCCCAGATGGCTTCTTATGTAAAGGAGTCGGTGGACTGGATGGATACCCACAATAAGGTATCGGATGCCGACAGCCCTTACACAAAGCGTCTCAACAAGCTTGTAGAGGGTATCAATGATATCAATGGCATACCCTTGAACTTCAAGGTGTATGAGGTGATCGATGTGAACGCCTTCGCTTGCCCTGACGGAAGTGTGCGCGTGTTCTCATCGCTTATGGATATCATGGACGATGACGAGCTCATGGGCATAATAGGTCATGAGATAGGTCATGTGGGCAAGCATCACAGCAAGAATGCTTTCAAGCAGGAACTTCTTACCGGAGCCGCCAAGGATGTGATAGCATCCACAAGCGATGTTGCTGCCGCACTCACCGACTCGCAGCTCGGCAAGCTCGGCGAGTCACTCGCAGGTGCAAAGTTCTCTCAGAAGCAGGAGCATGAGGCTGACGACTGCGGATATGAGTTCCTCGTATCCAATGGCCGCAATCCATGGGGTATGGTAAAGGCGTTTGAGAAGTTCCTTGATATGGAGAACAAGGCAGGCGGGTCATCAAGCTATATCGACCGCATGTTCTCTTCTCATCCCGAGACAAAGGCACGTATCGAGCGTATGACCAAACGTGCCACCAAGGACGGATATCAGCGTCCGTAA
- a CDS encoding DUF5309 family protein codes for MSATITEGTINGTPVTTQITAQVSPSLLRSEIDERITKIRPSSTPLDQISRMAGARKAGSMKVEYYSVDLKPGSAHTQGTIAAKTITKDDPIEITIDAKSVLSTSDTVLLPTIKNSDGVPLVAYVIKTNGKKITLLPVNVNYNEDGEFLFPAIHENTIIVRMGRAAGELDVQTPQFATLPTKDFNFCQIFKAQIEESMLQRLSDKEVGWTFSDQEEVAILDMRMCMERTFLFGNKRCIKINDNSDILLTGGIWNQTSKEFTYNKDTLDSRILINMMRKAFSDSNGSTRKVLLAGSGLIERLNSLEHNRVLSGNERVTKWGVDFDYVVSKFGSLYVARCEVFDLCGMEDYGMIVDPEYITKYSHVPFSAERISFHKQGVRNTEAVVLTEASCLVLRYPNAHMRIVPQN; via the coding sequence ATGTCAGCAACAATCACAGAAGGCACAATCAACGGCACACCGGTCACCACCCAGATCACCGCACAGGTATCACCGTCACTCCTGCGCAGCGAGATCGACGAACGCATCACCAAAATACGCCCGTCATCCACACCTCTCGATCAGATATCACGCATGGCGGGAGCACGTAAGGCAGGCTCAATGAAAGTCGAATACTACTCGGTGGACCTCAAGCCCGGCAGCGCGCACACCCAGGGAACGATAGCCGCCAAGACCATCACAAAAGATGACCCCATCGAGATCACAATCGATGCGAAATCAGTATTGTCAACATCCGATACCGTGCTCTTGCCGACTATAAAGAACTCCGACGGTGTGCCATTGGTGGCTTATGTAATCAAGACAAACGGAAAGAAAATCACTCTCCTGCCTGTCAATGTCAATTACAACGAGGATGGCGAATTCCTGTTTCCTGCCATCCATGAAAACACCATTATAGTGAGAATGGGGCGCGCCGCCGGAGAGCTTGATGTACAGACTCCTCAGTTTGCCACTCTACCCACCAAGGACTTCAACTTCTGTCAGATATTCAAGGCACAGATAGAGGAGTCAATGCTACAGCGGCTCTCCGATAAGGAGGTGGGATGGACTTTCTCCGACCAGGAAGAGGTAGCTATACTGGATATGCGTATGTGCATGGAACGAACATTCCTATTCGGCAACAAGAGATGCATAAAAATCAATGACAACTCCGACATACTGTTGACCGGAGGCATATGGAACCAGACCTCAAAAGAATTTACCTACAACAAAGATACCCTCGACAGCAGGATACTGATCAACATGATGCGCAAAGCGTTCTCCGACTCCAACGGATCCACTCGTAAAGTGCTTCTCGCGGGATCAGGTCTCATCGAAAGGCTGAATTCACTCGAACACAACCGAGTGTTATCGGGCAACGAGCGCGTCACAAAATGGGGTGTCGATTTCGACTATGTTGTATCCAAATTCGGCTCTCTCTACGTTGCCCGCTGCGAAGTGTTCGACCTGTGCGGTATGGAGGACTACGGAATGATCGTCGACCCCGAGTACATCACCAAATACTCTCATGTGCCATTCTCGGCGGAGCGCATCAGCTTCCACAAGCAAGGTGTGCGCAACACTGAGGCTGTAGTGCTCACCGAAGCCTCCTGTCTTGTGCTACGCTACCCCAACGCCCACATGCGCATCGTGCCTCAGAACTGA